In Arachis hypogaea cultivar Tifrunner chromosome 17, arahy.Tifrunner.gnm2.J5K5, whole genome shotgun sequence, a single window of DNA contains:
- the LOC112763015 gene encoding uncharacterized protein, whose protein sequence is MLPVYHESEEVQGVRVLHRVFWSFYPCIVAFRHCKPLVQVDGTHLYGKYKGALLVAVVQDGNQNIVPIAFAIVEGETADAWEFFLTNLRRYNVTIDGVSIISDRHNSIDAAITRSNGAWSPPRAWHMFCIRHIGSNFLRRFKAPYLHKLVVNTGRNKSTTKTTKGFKSRVRHTRNGVMRSVLAFDGGHRWRHMTTNLVERINSVLKGARNLSMTAIVRSTFYRLNELFTRKSAEAHERVYNGFTYSEFATKRVEESFRRAGSIVVNRFDRRNEMFEVRGMQDGSIYTVNLVQRYCNCGHVPK, encoded by the exons ATGCTGCCCGTTTACCATGAGAGTGAGGAGGTTCAAGGTGTAAGAGTTCTGCATCGTGTTTTTTGGAGCTTCTATCCATGTATAGTAGCATTCCGACATTGTAAGCCACTGGTGCAGGTTGATGGCACACACCTGTATGGAAAATATAAAGGTGCACTTCTGGTTGCCGTTGTACAAGATGGGAACCAAAACAttgtgcctattgcatttgcAATAGTCGAGGGTGAGACGGCAGACGCGTGGGAGTTTTTCCTAACCAACTTGCGGAGATATAATGTTACCATCGATGGCGTCAGCATTATTTCTGATCGCCATAACTCCATCGACGCAGCAATAACTCGCAGTAACGGTGCATGGTCCCCACCAAGAGCGTGGCACATGTTCTGCATCAGGCACATCGGGTCCAACTTCTTAAGGAGGTTTAAGGCTCCGTATTTGCATAAACTTGTGGTTAACACAG GACGGAACAAGAGTACAACAAAAACTACCAAAGGCTTCAAGAGCAGGGTGAGGCATACACGCAATGGTGTGATGAGATCGGTGTTGGCATTCGACGGGGGTCATCGTTGGAGACATATGACGACAAACTTGGTCGAACGCATAAATTCTGTCTTGAAGGGTGCACGCAACCTTTCTATGACTGCCATTGTTAGGTCTACTTTCTATCGGCTAAACGAATTATTCACTCGGAAGAGCGCCGAGGCTCATGAGCGTGTCTACAATGGATTCACTTATTCAGAATTTGCCAccaaaagagtagaagaaagtTTTCGACGTGCAGGAAGCATTGTGGTCAATCGGTTCGACAGGCGCAACGAGATGTTTGAGGTTCGCGGAATGCAAGATGGTTCTATTTACACTGTTAACCTCGTGCAACGATACTGCAATTGTGGCCATGTCCCAAAATGA